In the Streptomyces fradiae ATCC 10745 = DSM 40063 genome, ACTACGCCCTGATGCAGGAGAAGGTCTGGAATCCGGCGATGGCCGGTTCGCCCGGCATGCTGCGCGGTCTCTTCGGGGAGGCTCCGGGCAACGAGTTCCTGGTCCTGTCGATGTGGCGGTCGGCGGCCGAGCACGGCAAGTACCGGGCCGAGCGGGTGGAGCGGCTGGCCCTGCGCGCCCAGCTCGCCACCGACGTCGTGGCGCTGACCGGGGACGTCGTGGACCTCGAACCGGCCTGGACCGTCTGACCCGTCGGCCCGCCCGGGAGTGAGCGGGGGCGCGGGCGGGGGCATGGACGTGGCTCGAGCCGGGCGTGCGGCGTCTCGCGCGTGTGGTGGCCGCCCGCGCCCGGGGCGGGGCGGACGCCGCGGCGGTGCACCATCCGGGGCCGGGCCGGGCTCGCCGGGGTGTGCGTCTGGCCCGGGCCGTCACCGGGGCGGGTGGCAGGGTCCGGGCGCCGCCCCGGCACGTGCCTGAGCACGGGGCGCCGCCCGGTGAGTGCGCCTGATCCCGGTCGTCACCGAGGCGTCCGCGGCGGCGCCGTGGCCGTCCGCGCATCGGTGGCCGTGGCCGTCCCCGCCCCGGTGGACGGCGTGAACGCCCCGGCCCGTACCGCCGCGGCCACCGCCGCCGCCGACTGGTCGGCCAGCGCCGTGTCGACCGGCTCGCGCGTGACGAACAGCCGGAGGAACAGCGGGGCCGACACGGCCCGTACGACCGCGCCCGCGTCCGTGCCGACCGGGGCCTCGCCCCGCGCGACCGCCCGTTCCACGACGGCCTCGCAGCGCCCGAACCGCTCCGTGTAGAAGGCCCGCAGCGCGTCGGCCGCCCGCTCCGACTGGAACGCCGCCGCAATGAAGGCGGTGGGCGCCGCGGCCGCCGCGGGGTCGCCGAACGCCTCGCACACCTCACGGGCGAGGGCCCGCAGATCGCCGTCCAGAAGGCCCGTGTCGGGCGGTGCCCACGTGTCCTCGCCCGCGAGGTCCAGGGCGTCGGCCACCAGCCCCTCCAGGCCGCCCCACCTGCGGTACAGCGTCGTCTTGTGCACGCCCGACCGCTCCGCCACGTACTCGACGGTCAGGCCCGGATACCCATGCTCGGCCAGACCCGTCAGGACGGCGTCGCGCACGGCCGCGCGGGTCCGCGCCGTACGGCCGCCGGGGCGGCGGGTGCCGGGCGGGGGCGCCGCCCCCTCCGCGTTCTCACTCAATATCGCTACTCCTGTTGCGTTAGGTGCTAGGAGTGTGCCACACTCGTCGTAACGCCACACGAGTAGCGTTTAGCCCTGGTGACGGTCACCGCCGCCGTCGCCGACCGACCCGCCGGGAGGCGCCCTTGCCCACACAGATCAGCCTTCACCACGTCTCCAAGTCCCAGGGCGGCAGGCTGCTGCTCGACGACGTCTCCCTCACGGTGCGTCCGGGTGAGCGCCTCGGCATCGTGGGGGAGAACGGCGCGGGCAAGTCGACGCTGCTGCGCCTCCTCGCCGGTGCGGAGCGGCCCGACGAGGGCGAGGCGACCACCGTCGCGGAGGGTGGGGTCGGCCTCCTCGCCCAGACCCCCCAGCTCCCGCCCGGCAGCACGGTCGCCGAGGCCGTCGACGCGGCCCTGGGCGAGCTCCGCGCCATGGAGGCCCGCCTCCGCGCCCTCGAAGCCGCCCTCGCCACCGCCGGCGAGGCCGCCCTCGCCGAGTACGGCGGGCTGCTCACCGCGTACGAGCTGCGCGGCGGCTACGAGGCCGACGCCCGTGTCGACAAGGCCCTGCACGGCCTCGGTCTCGGCGGCGTCGGCCGCGACCGTCCCCTGGGCAGCCTCTCCGGCGGCGAGCAGGCCCGCCTCGGCCTCGCCTGCCTGATCGCCGCCGCCCCGGAGGTGATGTTCCTCGACGAGCCCACCAACCACCTGGACGAAGCCGCCCTGGACTGGCTGGAGGGTGCCCTGCTCGCCCACTGCGGCACGGTCGTCGCCGTGTCCCACGACCGCACGTTCCTGGAGCGGGTCACCACCGCCGTCCTCGAAGTGGACGCCGACCGCCGCACGGTCGTCCGCTACGGCCACGGCTACGCCGGGTACCGGCAGGAGCGCGCCGCCGCCCGCCGCCGCTGGGAGCAGGCCCACGCCGAATGGCGCGACGAGACCGCCCGCCTGGAGGAGTACGCCGCCACCACCGCCCACGGGGTGGCCGCGGGGCGCGGGATGAAGGACGGCAACAAGATGGCCTACGACCGGGCCGCGGGACGCGTCCAGGCGTCCGTCTCCGGACGGGTCCGTGCCGCCCGTGAGCGGCTGCGCCGCCTCCGCGAGAATCCCGTGCCCCCGCCCCCGCGCCCCCTCGCCTTCACCGCGCGGCCCCTGACCGGCACGGCCGGCGGCGATCTGGTGACCCTCGCCGGCGTGCGGGTCGGGGACAGGCTCGCCGTCGACCACCTCACCGTCGGCGCGGGGGAGCGGCTGCTGGTCCACGGCGACAACGGCGCGGGCAAGTCCACCCTGCTGCGGGTCATGGCCGGACTCGTCGCGCCCGACGCGGGCACCGCCACCCGGCGGGGAGCCATCGGCCACCTCGCACAGGAGATACCGGTCGGCCGTCCGCAGGAGCGTCTGCTGGCCGCGTTCGGCCGGGGCCTCGCCGGGACGGGCGAGGAGAAGGAGGAACTGCTCCTCTCCTACGGACTGTTCCGCCCGAGTGACCTCCACACGCCCGTGGGCTCCCTGTCCGCCGGGCAGCGCCGCCGACTCGCCCTCGCACGGCTCCTCGCCCGCCCCGCCGACCTGCTGCTCCTGGACGAGCCCGCCAACCACCTCGCGCCCGGCCTCATGGAGGAGCTGGAAGAGGCTCTCGACCAGTGGCCCGGGGCCCTGGTCGTCGTCTCCCACGACCGGCACCTGCGCCGCCGGTTCACCGGCCGGAGCCTGCGGCTGGAGGCCGGACGCCCGGTGCGCTGAGCCCGGGCCGGAAGGGGACCCACCGGATACAGTGGCAAGGCGATGACCGCTGACTCCTCTCACCGCCGACGCTTCGAGCGCGCCCTCGCCAGCCTCCGGGGGCTGGCCGTCGGGGACGCCCTGGGCTCCCAGTTCTTCGTCCCCGCCCACTACCCGCTGCTCCAGCGGCGCGAGCTCCCGCCCGCCCCCTGGCGGTGGACCGACGACACCGAGATGGCCTGCTCCGTCCTGGCCGTCCTCGCCGAGCACGACCGCATCGACCAGGACGCGCTCGCCCGCTCCTTCGCGGACCACCACGACTTCGACCGCGGCTACGGCCCCGCCGTCAACCGCATGCTCCGACTGATCCGGGAGGGAGGCGACTGGCGGGAGCTCGCCGCGGCCCTCTTCCAGGGCCAGGGCTCCTGGGGCAACGGCGCGGCCATGCGGATCGCGCCCCTCGGCGCCTGGTACGCCGACGACCCCGAGCAGGCGACGCACCAGGCGGAGATCTCCTCGTACACCACCCACCAGCACCGCGAGGCCGTCGTCGGGTGCATGGCGGTCGCCGCCGCGGCAGCGCTCGCCGCGGCCCCGGAAGGCCCGCCCAGGCCCGCCGACTTCCTCGACGCCGTCGTCGCCCTCGTCCCGCGCAGCGCCGTCGGCGCCGGACTGCGCCGCGCCCGCGACATGCTCGACTACGACGACACCCAGACCGTGGCCGCCGTCCTCGGCTGCGGGCGGCGGACCAGCGCCCACGACACCGTTCCGTTCGCCCTGTGGTCCGCCGCCCGCTCCCTCGGCGACTACGAGCGGGCGTTCTGGACGACGGCCCGGGCCGGCGGGGACGTCGACACCACCTGCGCCATCGTCGGCGGTGTGGTCGCCGCCACACCGGCAGGGGCCCCGCCCGCCGACTGGCTCGCCCGCACGGAGGAACTGCCCGGCTGGCTGCCGGAGCGCCCCGTTCGCTGACCGGCGCCCTCACCGGGCACACCGATGGCTCCTGCCCAGGTCAGACAGGTCGCGGGCGGCTCTCGGGGGCCGCGTGCGGGAGCGGGGACCGGCGGCCCCTCCACCGTCCCGGCGCCTTCGGGAGTCCGGCTCCCCCCGCCCGGCGACCCCGCTTCGAGAGGCGCCCCGGGTGCTGCCCCGGAGGGACGAGGACGCAGGATGCCCATCCGGGTGTCGCGGCGGGGCGGAGGCGGCGTAACCTGTCAGGCGCCATGCCGTACGAACCACCCACACACACCGTCGAGCGCTCGATCCGGGCGACCACCGGCGCCAAGGTCATCGCCGGGGTCGACGAAGTCGGACGCGGGGCGTGGGCGGGGCCCGTCACGGTGTGCGCCGCCATCACCGGACTGCGCCGGCCCCCCGCCGGTCTCACCGACTCCAAGCTCCTCACGCCCAAGCGCCGCGCGGAGCTGGCCGCGGAGTTGGAGCAGTGGGTCACGGCCCACGCCCTCGGTCACGCCTCCCCGGAGGAGATCGACGAGCTCGGCATGACGGCGGCGCTGAGACTGGCCGCCGTACGGGCGCTCGACGCGCTGCCGGTGCGCCCCGACGCCGTCATCCTCGACGGCAAGCACGACTACCTCGGCGCCCCCTGGCGGGTCCGTACGGTGATCAAGGGCGACCAGTCCTGTGTCGCCGTCGCGGCCGCCTCGGTGATGGCCAAGGTGCGGCGGGACGCGATGATGGCCGAACTGGGCTCGCGGCACGACGGCTACGCGCCGTTCGGCTTCGCGGCCAACGCGGGGTACCCGTCACCGGTGCACAAGGCCGCGCTCGCCGAACTGGGCCCGACCCCGCACCACCGCATGACCTGGGCCTACCTGGACGCGCTGCCCCGGTGGCGGCACCTGAAGAAGGTCCGTGTCTCCGCGGAGGCGGCCGAACGGGAAAGCGGGGGCCAGCTCGGCTTCGATTTCTGACCGACCGTCAGGCGTGCGCGTCCGCAGGCGGATCGCGTACTCGCCACCCGCCGGTGCCACTCGCACCGGCGTTTGATAGACATCCCTTCATGCCTCTCATCCCCGAGGAGCCTCAGATTCACGAGAGTGCCCAGGGTCCCCGCGCCATGCCGGCCGCAGGCCGCCCCGCGCCGACCCCCCGACCCGTACCCGGCCCGCGCACCGCGGCCTCGCCCCGCCCCGGCCGTCCGGGCCCCGGACCGGCCAGGCCCACGCCGCCGGCGCCGCGCCCGCACACCGGGACGCAGCAGCCGCCCCGGCCGGCGAACCGTTCCGGTGACTCCCGGAGCCAGCCGCAGATCCAGCTCATCCCGGCCCCGGTGGACGGTGCCCTCGACGCCGCCGAGGAGGCGGTCGACCTCCTGCTGGAGAGCGGCCGCGCCCCAGGCGACATCCTGGTGCTCACCACCGGCGATCCGCACCCGTGGGCGGCGCACGAGCTCTCCTTCGGCGAAGCCGCCTACTGGGCGCAGCACGACGCCCGCGACGACGTGTTCTTCGCGGCCGCGACGGCCGCGGACCGCGCCTCGACCCGCCCGGTGGTCGTCGTGGCGGTGAACGGCGACGACGACACGGCGACCGCCCGGGCCCTGCCCACCGCGATGAAGCGCGCCGGAGCGCTGCTCGTCGTGTGCGGCGACCCGCAGCGGATCAACGCCGTCCTGGGCACCGCGCTCTGACGGGGGGTCGGCCGGCCGTGTCCCGGGCGGTGTGACCCGCTTTCCGGGCCGGTCCCGGTGAGCCCGGCGTACACCGGTGCGCCACCGCCGTCCGGTACCGCGCTCACAGCCGTCCTGGGCGCGGCCCGACTGGTGGCGCCCGCCGCCCGGTGTGGTCCGCCGCCCGGTGTGGCCCGCCGTCCGGGCGGTGCCCGTCGGGCCTCCCGGGCGCTGCGGGGAGGTGCGGAGGCTGCCGGGTCGCGAGGCCGGCCGGGCCCCTCTCGGCCGGTGCGGCCGGATGCCTGCCTGTCGGTGCCCGGCAGGCTGGTGCTGGGCAGGCCGGTAGGCCGGTGCCCGTCCGGGCGGTGCAGCCGGTGCCTCTCGGGCCGGGGGCGCGGTGGTCCCCTGCCAGGCGCCGAGCCGCATCCGGGCGGCGCGGCGGTGAGGGCTAGCGTGCCGCCGCGCGCCGCAGAGGCTCCGTCGCGCCGCTCGCCCTGCGCAGAGAGGGCGGCGCCCCCTGCGCCCCGGCGTCCGACAGGTCGGCGGGCGGTGACCCCGTGTGCGGGCTGCGGCCGCCGCGTCCCTCGCCCATCACCTGCCATCCCTCGCCGGTCAGTGTGATGTACGCGCCGCAGCGGAGCCCGTGCAGCGTGCAGGCGTCCCGCAGGCCCCACATCCACGCCCCGTCCTCCTCCGTCCAGCGCGCGTCGCCCGCTCGGCAGTACAGCAGGACGGCCGTCCGCACCGGAGTGCGCCGCCGCAGGTCGTGCGGGAGCACCCGGCGCAGATGTGCCAGCAGCGCGTTGCGGAAGTCCCAGCCGTCCGCCACGATCGGCCTCGGCGTGAAGGAGGCACTGGCGATGAGCCGCTCGTCGTGGTCGAGGACGGCGACCACCGCCGTGGCGGGACCCGGCCGGTGGCGGGCGTGCAGACCCGTCACGACGTCACGCGGGTCGCGCAGCAGGGGAATTCCGGCCGACACCCATTCGGCGGGCTCGAGCACACGGGCGAGACGGCTCGCGGAACCGGCCGGCGAGGCGAACGAGCCGGGTGCGGTCGAAGCGAATCCGAAGGTCACGGTCCTCCCTTCGCATACGCGCCCGCAGAGCGGGCAGGGGGCGGGTGAGGGCCCGCCGCGGCACGGCTGTCCCGGAGTGAGACGGACCGTGCGGGGCGGAGTCCAATTCTTGCTGGCCGCACGGGTGGGCGGCAACGAGCAATTGCGGCCGCTGACGGGAATGGGATGGTATGGCGGCAATTCCCGGCCCGAACTCTTCACCGTGCCGACCGGTGACGGCCATCAGCTCGCAGACCAGCGAAAACGCCGGGCACCCCGCCCGAGGCCCCGCGCACCGCGGCACCCGTTCCGCCGGCCCGGCGCCCCGCGACCCCCGGTCGCCCTCACGTCACACGCGGTGAGGTGGCCGACTGTCACACCCATCGGGTTGCATGGGGGCATGGACGACCTCGAGCTCCGCACCGAAGCCGACACCATCCTCGCCCAGCTGGTCGGCGACCCCGCGGGGTCGGCCCGGCTCCGGGAGGACCAGTGGCAGGCCGTCGCCGCCCTGGTGAAGGAGCGCCGCAGAGCCCTGGTCGTGCAGCGCACCGGCTGGGGCAAGTCCGCCGTGTACTTCGTCGCCACCGCCCTGCTGCGCCGCCGCGGCGCCGGTCCCACCGTGATCGTCTCACCGCTGCTGGCGCTCATGCGCAACCAGGTCGAGGCGGCGGAGCGGGCCGGCATCCGGGCCCGCACGATCAACTCCGCCAACCCGGAGGAGTGGACCGGCGTCTACGGGGAGGTGGAGCGCGGCGAGACCGACGTCCTGCTCGTCAGCCCGGAGCGGCTCAACTCCGTCGACTTCCGCGAGCAGGTGCTGCCCAAGCTCGCGGCCACGACGGGCCTGCTGGTGGTCGACGAGGCGCACTGCATCTCCGACTGGGGCCACGACTTCCGCCCGGACTACCGGCGGCTGCGCTCGATGCTCGCCGACCTCGCCCCCGGCGTGCCGGTACTGGCCACCACGGCGACCGCCAACGCCCGCGTGACCGCGGACGTGGCCGAGCAGCTCGGCACGGGCGCGGGGGAGGCCCTGGTGCTGCGCGGCCCGCTGGACCGGGAGAGCCTGCGGCTCGGCGTCGTGCGCCTGCCGGACGCGGCCCACCGCCTGGCGTGGCTCGCGGAGCACCTGGACGAGCTGCCCGGCTCAGGGATCGTGTACGCCCTGACGGTCGCCGCCGCCGAGGAGGCGACCGCCTTCCTGCGGCAGCGCGGGTTCGCGGTGTCCTCGTACACGGGCCGCACGGAGAACGCCGACCGGCTGCAGGCCGAGACCGACCTCCAGGCGAACCGGGTCAAGGCGCTCGTGGCCACCTCCGCGCTCGGCATGGGCTTCGACAAGCCGGACCTGGGCTTCGTGGTGCACCTCGGTTCGCCGTCCTCGCCGATCGCCTACTACCAGCAGGTGGGGCGGGCGGGGCGCGGCGTGGAGCACGCGGAGGTGCTGATGCTGCCCGGCAAGGAGGACGAGGCGATCTGGCGCTACTTCGCCGACACGGCCTTCCCGCCCGAGGCTCAGGTGCGCCAGACCCTCGCGGCCCTCGCCGAGGCCGGGCGGCCGCTCTCCGTGCCCGCCCTGGAGGCGGCGGTGGAGCTGCGCCGCACCCGTCTGGAGACCATGCTGAAGGTCCTCGACGTCGACGGGGCGGTGAAGCGGGTCAAGGGCGGCTGGACCTCGACCGGCGAGCCCTGGGTGTACGACGCCGAGCGCTACGCGCGCGTGCGGCGCCAGCGGGAGGCCGAGCAGCAGGCCATGCGCGACTACGTGGGCACGTCGCGGTGCCGGATGGAGTTCCTGCGGCGGCAGCTGGACGACGAGGGCGCGGCGCCGTGCGGCCGCTGCGACAACTGCGCGGGCGCCTGGATCGGTGCCGCGGTGTCGGCCGAGGCGCTGGACGGGGCCGTGCGGGAGCTGGACCGCCCCGGTGTGGAGGTGGAGCCGCGCCGCATGTGGCCGACCGGGATGGCCGCCCTGGGCGTCGAGCTCAGGGGGCGCATCCCGGCCGGCGAGCAGTGCTCCACCGGGCGGGCCCTCGGGAGGCTCTCCGACATCGGCTGGGGCAACCGGCTGCGCCCGCTGCTGGCCGAGGGCGCTCCCGACGGGCCGGTCCCCGACGACGTCCTGCGAGCCGCTGTGGCGGTACTCGCCGACTGGGCGCGCTCACCGGGAGGCTGGGCGTCGGACGCGCCGGACGCCACCGCCCGCCCGACCGGTGTCGTCGCCGTACCGTCCCTGACCCGCCCGCGACTGGTGGACACCCTCGCGCGGGGGATCGCCGAGGTCGGGCGGCTGCCCTACCTGGGAGCCCTCGCGTACACCGGTGGGGAGGGCGCGCACTCGGCGCGCCGCAGCAACTCCGCCCAGCGCCTGAGGGCGCTGTCCGGCGCGTTCGCGGTCCCGGACGAGCTGGCCGGGGCGCTGGCAGCCCATCCCGGCCCCGTACTCCTCGTGGACGACTACACGGACTCCGGCTGGACCCTCGCGGTCGCGGCCCGGCTCCTGCGCCGCGCGGGAGGCGGCGCGCCGGTCCTCCCCCTGGTCCTCGCCGCGGCGGGCTGACGGGCCGCCCTCCGTGCGGCCCGGCGGAAGGGCGACCGGCCCGCCAACGGCCCGGCGGGACACCGGACGGCCCGCGGCCGGCGCCGTCCCGCTGGAGCGCGCCGTCGTCGCCCCCGGGTTCCGGGCTCGGTCGCGCGCACGTCCGCGCCCGCACCCCGACGGGGCGCGGATCCCGGCCGTCCGGTCCACCTCGGGCCGAGGCCGTACCCCCCCCCACATCGCCCATCGATCCCGGAGGTTGCCGACATGACGCCCGTACCGCGCAGGGCCGCCGAACTCACCGTCGGTGAACTGGCGGAACGCAGTGGGGTCAGCACGTCGGCGTTGCGCTTCTACGAGGACCAGGAGCTGATCTCCAGCCGCCGGACCCCGGGGAACCAGCGTCGTTACAGCCGTGACACGCTGCGGCGCGTCGCCTTCGTGCGGGCGTCCCACGCGTCGGGATCTCGCTGGAGGACATCCGGGCCGCGCTGAAGCTGCTGCCCGACGAGCGCACGCCGACCCGTGAGGACTGGGCGAGGGTCTCCGAGCTCTGGCGCCATGACCTCAACACCCGCATCAAGCAGTTACAGGAGCTGAGGGACGATCTCGTCTCCTGCATCGGCTGCGGCTGCCTGTCCCTGGGCCGGTGCGCACTCGTCAACCCCGGCGACATCCACCGGCGCATCGGCAAGGGCCCCACCCGCCTCACCGGCGGGTGAGGCGGGCGGGCCGGGCAACGGCGCGCCGGTGGCCGAGCCGTGGTGGCTCCGCGTCATTCGCGCCGGTCCGCCACGGGAGCGTCCCGCCGGTCCGTCGCGGAGGCGCCGTCCCGGCCCGGGGGGACGGCCGGCGTCTCCCGGCCGCCCGGCGCCGGGGCACCCGGCCCGCCCGCGCCCGGCCCGCCCGCGGCGGTGCTTTCGCCGGTGGGTTGCGGGCCGCCGATGTTCCGCAGGACCGTGACCGTGACGAGGGCGCCGAGTGCCACGAGCGCGGCGCAGATGGCCGCCGCCGTCCGCAGACCCTCGGTGAAGGCCGCGCGGGTCACGGCGAGCAGCGCGTCTCCGGTGGCCCCGGACAGCTCCCCGGCCGCGTGCACGGCGCCGCCGAGCGTGTCCCGCGCGGCCCGCGCGGCGCCGGCGGGGACGCCCCGCGGGAGCGCGCCGTCGATCTGGCCGCGGTACACGGCCGTACCGATGCTGCCGATGGCGGCGACGCCGAGCCCGAGGGCGAGCTCCTGGACTGTCTCGGCCACGCTGGACGCGGCGCCCGCGCGCTCGGGAGGTGCGGAGCCCACCGCCAGTTCGAGGCCGAGGATCATCACCGGGGCGACACCGAACGACATGCAGAACACGCCGGCGGTGAACAGCCCGATCGGTGAGCCGGTATCCATCCGCGACAGCAGGAGGAAGGCGCCACACGACACGAGCAGACCGGCGCCCATGACGAACGGCTGGCGGATCCTCCGGATGGCCTGGGCGGTCACCGCCGCCCCCACCACGACGCCGCAGGCCATCGGCATCATCCACAGCCCGGCGCGCAGCGGCGACAGACCGCGCACCAGCTGGAGGTACTGCGCGACGAAGAAGAGGGTGCCCGACATCACGAGGACGGCGAGGCCCATGATGCCGAGCGCCGGGCCGAACCGCGGCGCTGAGAACAGGCCGAGGTCGAGCAGCGGATCGGTCAGGCGGCGCTGCCGGTGCACGAAGAGCGCGCCGACCGCGAGACCGCCCACGATGGCCGACGCGCCGAGTGCCCCCGGCCCGTGCGCGGCGATGTCCTTGATGCCGTGGATGACACCGAGGACGGCGACCACGGACATCGCCGCGCTCAGGACGTCCACCCGGCCGGCGTCGCCGCTGCGGTGCTCGGGCAGCAGGAGCGGCCCGGCCACGAGGAGGAGCAGCATCACGGGGACGCCGATCAGGAAGACCGAACCCCACCAGAAGTGCGCCAGGAGCGCGCCGCCCGCCAACGGGCCGATCACACTGCCCGCGGAGAAGCAGACCGTCCACACACCGATGGCGACCGTGCGCTGCCCGGGGTCGTGGAACATGTTGCGGAGCAGCGCCAGGGTGCTGGGCGCGAGCGTCGCGCCGGCGATGCCGAGCAGGGCGCGGGTGGCGATCAGCATCTCCGAGCTGCTGGAGAAGGCCGCCAGCGCGGACGCGGCACCGAACGCGGCTGCACCGAACAGCAGCAGGCGGCGTCGTCCGATCCGGTCGCCCAGGGTTCCCATCATGACCAGGAACCCGGCCATCAGGAATCCGTAGATGTCCATGATCCAGAGCAGCTCGGCGCCGCTGGGCCGGAGGTCGGCGCTCAGATGCGGCACCGCCAGGTACAGGACGCTCAGGTCCATGGAGAGGAGCAGGGTGGGCAGGGCCAGGACGGCCAGTCCGATCCACTCCCGCCTGCCCGCGGTGGGAGGAGCGTCTGCGATCACGGGAGATCCCCTCTGTATGGCCGCGGATGTGCCGGCTCGGCCGCCGCGGTGCGCGGACGCCGTGCGGTTCCCACGCCGTGCCCGCCCGTCAGGCCGCTGTCCCGCCGGGGGCGGTGAGGCCCCCGTGCGGGCGGCAGCGCCGGCCGGGTCCGTGCGTGAGTCCGGTGAACTCCTCGACCTTCCGCCACTCGGGGGTCTGTGCCGGGTTCTCCAGGAAGGTGCGGTGCGACTCCTCGTCCAGCCACTCGGAGTAGTTGAGCACCTGGGTGCCGTCGAGGCCGATCAGGAAGTGCCGGGAGATGCCGCCGGGTGTGGGCTCCGGCTGGGTGGCGTCGGC is a window encoding:
- a CDS encoding TetR/AcrR family transcriptional regulator C-terminal ligand-binding domain-containing protein, which translates into the protein MSENAEGAAPPPGTRRPGGRTARTRAAVRDAVLTGLAEHGYPGLTVEYVAERSGVHKTTLYRRWGGLEGLVADALDLAGEDTWAPPDTGLLDGDLRALAREVCEAFGDPAAAAAPTAFIAAAFQSERAADALRAFYTERFGRCEAVVERAVARGEAPVGTDAGAVVRAVSAPLFLRLFVTREPVDTALADQSAAAVAAAVRAGAFTPSTGAGTATATDARTATAPPRTPR
- a CDS encoding ABC-F family ATP-binding cassette domain-containing protein, which gives rise to MPTQISLHHVSKSQGGRLLLDDVSLTVRPGERLGIVGENGAGKSTLLRLLAGAERPDEGEATTVAEGGVGLLAQTPQLPPGSTVAEAVDAALGELRAMEARLRALEAALATAGEAALAEYGGLLTAYELRGGYEADARVDKALHGLGLGGVGRDRPLGSLSGGEQARLGLACLIAAAPEVMFLDEPTNHLDEAALDWLEGALLAHCGTVVAVSHDRTFLERVTTAVLEVDADRRTVVRYGHGYAGYRQERAAARRRWEQAHAEWRDETARLEEYAATTAHGVAAGRGMKDGNKMAYDRAAGRVQASVSGRVRAARERLRRLRENPVPPPPRPLAFTARPLTGTAGGDLVTLAGVRVGDRLAVDHLTVGAGERLLVHGDNGAGKSTLLRVMAGLVAPDAGTATRRGAIGHLAQEIPVGRPQERLLAAFGRGLAGTGEEKEELLLSYGLFRPSDLHTPVGSLSAGQRRRLALARLLARPADLLLLDEPANHLAPGLMEELEEALDQWPGALVVVSHDRHLRRRFTGRSLRLEAGRPVR
- a CDS encoding ADP-ribosylglycohydrolase family protein, producing MTADSSHRRRFERALASLRGLAVGDALGSQFFVPAHYPLLQRRELPPAPWRWTDDTEMACSVLAVLAEHDRIDQDALARSFADHHDFDRGYGPAVNRMLRLIREGGDWRELAAALFQGQGSWGNGAAMRIAPLGAWYADDPEQATHQAEISSYTTHQHREAVVGCMAVAAAAALAAAPEGPPRPADFLDAVVALVPRSAVGAGLRRARDMLDYDDTQTVAAVLGCGRRTSAHDTVPFALWSAARSLGDYERAFWTTARAGGDVDTTCAIVGGVVAATPAGAPPADWLARTEELPGWLPERPVR
- a CDS encoding ribonuclease HII; translated protein: MPYEPPTHTVERSIRATTGAKVIAGVDEVGRGAWAGPVTVCAAITGLRRPPAGLTDSKLLTPKRRAELAAELEQWVTAHALGHASPEEIDELGMTAALRLAAVRALDALPVRPDAVILDGKHDYLGAPWRVRTVIKGDQSCVAVAAASVMAKVRRDAMMAELGSRHDGYAPFGFAANAGYPSPVHKAALAELGPTPHHRMTWAYLDALPRWRHLKKVRVSAEAAERESGGQLGFDF
- a CDS encoding RecQ family ATP-dependent DNA helicase translates to MDDLELRTEADTILAQLVGDPAGSARLREDQWQAVAALVKERRRALVVQRTGWGKSAVYFVATALLRRRGAGPTVIVSPLLALMRNQVEAAERAGIRARTINSANPEEWTGVYGEVERGETDVLLVSPERLNSVDFREQVLPKLAATTGLLVVDEAHCISDWGHDFRPDYRRLRSMLADLAPGVPVLATTATANARVTADVAEQLGTGAGEALVLRGPLDRESLRLGVVRLPDAAHRLAWLAEHLDELPGSGIVYALTVAAAEEATAFLRQRGFAVSSYTGRTENADRLQAETDLQANRVKALVATSALGMGFDKPDLGFVVHLGSPSSPIAYYQQVGRAGRGVEHAEVLMLPGKEDEAIWRYFADTAFPPEAQVRQTLAALAEAGRPLSVPALEAAVELRRTRLETMLKVLDVDGAVKRVKGGWTSTGEPWVYDAERYARVRRQREAEQQAMRDYVGTSRCRMEFLRRQLDDEGAAPCGRCDNCAGAWIGAAVSAEALDGAVRELDRPGVEVEPRRMWPTGMAALGVELRGRIPAGEQCSTGRALGRLSDIGWGNRLRPLLAEGAPDGPVPDDVLRAAVAVLADWARSPGGWASDAPDATARPTGVVAVPSLTRPRLVDTLARGIAEVGRLPYLGALAYTGGEGAHSARRSNSAQRLRALSGAFAVPDELAGALAAHPGPVLLVDDYTDSGWTLAVAARLLRRAGGGAPVLPLVLAAAG
- a CDS encoding MFS transporter translates to MQRGSPVIADAPPTAGRREWIGLAVLALPTLLLSMDLSVLYLAVPHLSADLRPSGAELLWIMDIYGFLMAGFLVMMGTLGDRIGRRRLLLFGAAAFGAASALAAFSSSSEMLIATRALLGIAGATLAPSTLALLRNMFHDPGQRTVAIGVWTVCFSAGSVIGPLAGGALLAHFWWGSVFLIGVPVMLLLLVAGPLLLPEHRSGDAGRVDVLSAAMSVVAVLGVIHGIKDIAAHGPGALGASAIVGGLAVGALFVHRQRRLTDPLLDLGLFSAPRFGPALGIMGLAVLVMSGTLFFVAQYLQLVRGLSPLRAGLWMMPMACGVVVGAAVTAQAIRRIRQPFVMGAGLLVSCGAFLLLSRMDTGSPIGLFTAGVFCMSFGVAPVMILGLELAVGSAPPERAGAASSVAETVQELALGLGVAAIGSIGTAVYRGQIDGALPRGVPAGAARAARDTLGGAVHAAGELSGATGDALLAVTRAAFTEGLRTAAAICAALVALGALVTVTVLRNIGGPQPTGESTAAGGPGAGGPGAPAPGGRETPAVPPGRDGASATDRRDAPVADRRE